One Chordicoccus furentiruminis DNA window includes the following coding sequences:
- the cls gene encoding cardiolipin synthase translates to MRVESKSAVKNSVVRLVAVVVAGVLQVWFLVWMIMYFESGHPWMSTVISWITFAVTLSVFCRNINSAMKIPWIIAIAAFPILGVLLYVLMGRGLNRGIREHFAAIDRMMASYQAQDPDVHRDLEAADPWVRNQFRYIRNTTGMPVWRNTDVTFYPDQADALHDQIEDIRKAKNFIFMEYHAVENGRSFAGLKQALKEKAREGVEVRFFYDDVGSIAFVNRDFIREMREAGIACRDFNPVLPILNVFVNNRDHRKITVIDGKVGYTGGYNLADEYFHLTKPYGYWKDEGVRLEGDAVWNLTLLFLEMWNSMQKETEDFGVFLERHPYRAKDRGFVMPYGGSPLTKERVAEDVFMNLLRNAKTYCWFVTPYLIITDEMNREMTGAAMRGVDVRIITPGIPDKKMVYKETRSFYPHLADHGVRIFEFTPGFCHAKMALSDDRTAILGTINLDYRSLYHHFENGVLLYDSGALSGVKKDFEHMFAVSREVTAAYQHMRRTGRLLGMSFLRLVAPLL, encoded by the coding sequence ATGCGTGTTGAGTCAAAGTCGGCCGTAAAGAACAGCGTCGTACGGCTGGTTGCGGTTGTCGTCGCCGGAGTGCTTCAGGTCTGGTTCCTTGTCTGGATGATCATGTACTTCGAGTCGGGACACCCGTGGATGAGCACCGTGATCAGCTGGATCACGTTCGCGGTGACGCTGTCGGTCTTCTGCCGGAACATCAATTCGGCGATGAAGATCCCGTGGATCATCGCCATCGCCGCGTTCCCGATTCTCGGCGTGCTGCTTTACGTACTGATGGGACGCGGGCTGAACCGCGGAATCAGGGAGCACTTCGCCGCCATCGACCGGATGATGGCCTCGTATCAGGCGCAGGATCCGGACGTGCACCGGGATCTGGAGGCAGCGGACCCGTGGGTGCGCAACCAGTTCCGCTATATCCGGAACACAACCGGGATGCCGGTCTGGCGGAACACGGACGTCACCTTCTATCCGGATCAGGCGGACGCGCTTCATGACCAGATCGAGGATATCCGTAAGGCGAAAAACTTTATCTTCATGGAGTATCATGCCGTGGAGAACGGCCGCTCGTTCGCCGGGCTCAAGCAGGCGCTGAAGGAAAAGGCGCGGGAAGGCGTCGAGGTCCGCTTCTTCTACGACGATGTGGGCAGCATCGCCTTTGTGAACCGTGACTTTATCCGGGAAATGCGTGAGGCCGGCATCGCGTGCCGGGATTTCAACCCGGTCCTGCCGATTCTCAACGTCTTTGTCAACAACCGCGACCACCGGAAGATCACGGTAATCGACGGAAAAGTGGGCTACACGGGCGGCTACAATCTGGCGGATGAGTACTTCCATCTGACGAAGCCCTACGGGTACTGGAAGGACGAGGGCGTCCGTCTTGAGGGAGACGCGGTCTGGAACCTGACGCTGCTGTTTCTGGAGATGTGGAATTCGATGCAGAAGGAAACGGAGGACTTCGGCGTCTTTCTGGAACGCCACCCGTACAGGGCGAAGGATCGGGGATTCGTGATGCCTTACGGCGGGAGCCCTCTGACGAAGGAACGAGTAGCGGAGGATGTCTTCATGAACCTGCTGCGCAACGCGAAGACCTACTGCTGGTTCGTGACGCCGTATCTGATCATCACCGACGAGATGAACCGGGAGATGACCGGGGCGGCGATGCGGGGCGTGGACGTCAGAATCATCACGCCGGGAATCCCGGACAAGAAGATGGTCTATAAGGAGACGCGCTCCTTCTATCCGCATCTGGCGGATCACGGCGTGCGGATCTTTGAGTTCACGCCGGGCTTCTGTCACGCCAAGATGGCTCTTTCTGACGACCGGACGGCGATTCTCGGAACCATCAACCTCGACTACCGGTCACTGTATCATCATTTTGAGAACGGGGTGCTGCTGTACGACAGCGGAGCGCTGAGCGGGGTGAAGAAGGACTTTGAACATATGTTCGCAGTCAGCCGCGAGGTGACGGCGGCCTATCAGCATATGCGCCGGACGGGCCGTCTGCTGGGGATGAGCTTTCTGCGGCTGGTGGCGCCGCTTCTGTGA
- a CDS encoding MATE family efflux transporter, which produces MNKPADRPSKSRAASDSDLLQGPLFGRMVLFALPLAASSILQQLFNSADTAVVGRFASAQAMAAVGSNAPVINLIIALFVGLSVGSNVVISSLIGQKREDAVSDAVHTSVVIALVTGVLLLFIGLAAAKPLLLLVQTPGDVIGLAVLYLRIYFLGMPAVMLYNFGSAILRSKGDSRRPLIALTSAGVINVILNLIFVIVFHLHVIGVAAATVISNIVSAGLTLGFLMKEKGAFHLDLRRLRVSRRQMLVMMKIGLPAGIQGVVFSLSNTVIQSAINSFGSTASAGSAAALNFETINYYAVNSFSQASVTFTSQNYAAGRYDRCRKIFRIAFLSAAVLSAALDLSFCLTQDFWLGIFTADPEVLSYARIRFRHVLIFASMTSTYEVAGSTMRSMGYSLTPSVLMIFGTCLFRIFWTFVIFPHARSYGALLYVYPVSWLLTGTAVLTAYYLLRRRLFRRTGNAAR; this is translated from the coding sequence ATGAACAAACCCGCTGACCGCCCGTCAAAAAGCCGCGCTGCCTCAGATTCCGACCTGCTTCAGGGACCTCTCTTCGGCCGGATGGTGCTCTTCGCCCTGCCGCTGGCTGCAAGCAGTATTCTTCAGCAGCTCTTCAACTCAGCGGATACGGCGGTGGTAGGCCGCTTTGCCAGCGCCCAGGCGATGGCCGCCGTCGGTTCCAACGCCCCGGTTATCAATCTGATCATCGCGCTCTTCGTCGGGCTGTCCGTCGGCTCAAACGTCGTCATCTCAAGCCTGATCGGCCAGAAACGGGAGGACGCGGTGTCCGACGCGGTCCACACCTCCGTCGTCATCGCGCTGGTGACCGGCGTACTGCTCCTGTTCATCGGGCTTGCGGCCGCGAAGCCGCTGCTGTTGCTGGTTCAGACGCCGGGAGATGTCATCGGGCTCGCCGTTCTGTATCTGCGCATCTATTTCCTCGGCATGCCGGCCGTGATGCTCTACAACTTCGGCTCCGCCATTTTAAGGAGTAAGGGCGACAGCCGCCGGCCGCTGATCGCACTGACCTCTGCCGGCGTCATCAACGTGATTCTCAACCTGATCTTCGTGATCGTATTTCATCTGCATGTCATCGGTGTAGCCGCCGCCACTGTGATCTCCAACATCGTCAGCGCCGGCCTCACGCTCGGCTTTCTGATGAAGGAAAAGGGCGCGTTTCATCTGGATCTCCGCCGTCTGCGGGTCAGCCGCCGCCAGATGCTCGTCATGATGAAGATCGGCCTTCCTGCCGGGATTCAGGGCGTCGTCTTTTCTCTCTCCAACACGGTGATCCAGTCCGCCATCAACAGCTTCGGCTCCACCGCGTCCGCCGGATCGGCCGCGGCTCTGAATTTCGAGACGATCAACTACTATGCGGTCAACTCCTTCAGCCAGGCGTCCGTCACCTTCACCAGCCAGAACTACGCGGCGGGACGGTATGACCGGTGCCGGAAAATTTTCCGGATCGCGTTTCTCTCCGCGGCCGTTCTCTCCGCCGCTCTCGATCTTTCGTTCTGTCTGACGCAGGACTTCTGGCTCGGGATCTTTACCGCCGACCCGGAGGTTCTCTCCTACGCCAGAATCCGGTTCCGTCACGTGCTGATCTTCGCCTCGATGACCAGCACCTACGAGGTCGCCGGCTCGACGATGCGGAGCATGGGATATTCGCTGACGCCTTCGGTTCTGATGATCTTCGGCACCTGCCTTTTCCGGATTTTCTGGACCTTCGTGATCTTTCCGCACGCGCGTTCCTACGGCGCGCTGCTCTATGTCTATCCGGTCTCCTGGCTGCTGACCGGCACAGCCGTCCTCACGGCCTACTATCTGCTGCGCCGCCGCCTGTTCCGCCGTACGGGGAATGCAGCCCGCTGA
- a CDS encoding O-acetylhomoserine aminocarboxypropyltransferase/cysteine synthase family protein: MAKITDEYKATWHFETKQGHIGQEEPDPATDARAVPIYQTTSYVFRNSDHGEARFGLKDAGNIYGRLTNPTEGVFEARIASLENGTGALAVGSGAAAVTYAFQAVAHAGDHIVSAKNIYGGTYNYLKHTFPDYGVTTTFVDPFDLKEAEDAIQENTKALYVETLGNPNSEVVDIEAWAKLAHSHGLPLIVDNTFATPYLVRPIEYGADIVVHSATKFIGGHGTTLGGVIVDGNFDWTQSDKWPWLTEPNPSYHGVSFAKDTAPAAFVTYIRAILLRDTGATLAPFNAFLLLQGTETLSLRVERHVENALKVVDYLEKNPHVVSVSHPAVSKDPTQQALYRKYYPNGGGSIFTFDIDGDERTAKDFIDNLQLFSLLANVADVKSLAIHPASTTHSECNEEELLEQGIRPNTIRLSIGIEHIDDIIADLDQSFKKVFG, from the coding sequence ATGGCAAAGATCACAGATGAGTACAAGGCGACATGGCATTTTGAGACGAAGCAGGGACATATCGGACAGGAGGAGCCGGATCCGGCGACGGACGCAAGAGCCGTTCCGATTTACCAGACGACATCCTACGTATTCCGGAACAGCGATCACGGCGAGGCCCGCTTCGGACTGAAGGACGCAGGCAACATCTACGGCCGTCTGACGAACCCGACTGAAGGCGTCTTCGAAGCGAGGATTGCTTCTCTTGAGAACGGGACCGGAGCGCTGGCAGTCGGATCCGGTGCCGCAGCCGTCACCTACGCGTTCCAGGCCGTCGCTCATGCAGGCGATCACATCGTCTCCGCGAAGAATATCTACGGCGGAACCTACAACTATCTGAAGCACACCTTCCCGGATTACGGTGTCACGACGACATTCGTCGATCCGTTCGATCTGAAAGAAGCGGAGGACGCGATCCAGGAGAACACGAAAGCACTGTATGTCGAGACACTTGGCAACCCGAACAGCGAGGTCGTCGACATCGAAGCCTGGGCGAAGCTCGCTCACAGCCATGGCCTTCCGCTGATCGTCGACAATACGTTTGCGACTCCTTATCTGGTCCGCCCGATCGAATATGGCGCTGACATCGTGGTACATTCCGCGACCAAGTTCATCGGCGGCCACGGCACGACGCTCGGCGGCGTGATCGTCGACGGCAACTTCGACTGGACGCAGTCCGATAAATGGCCGTGGCTCACGGAGCCGAACCCGTCCTATCACGGCGTGAGCTTTGCGAAGGATACGGCGCCGGCTGCATTTGTCACATACATCCGCGCGATCCTGCTCCGTGATACAGGCGCGACACTCGCTCCGTTCAACGCATTCCTGCTTCTTCAGGGAACCGAGACGCTTTCGCTCCGCGTCGAGCGTCATGTCGAGAACGCGCTGAAGGTCGTTGACTATCTCGAGAAGAACCCGCATGTCGTCTCTGTCAGCCATCCGGCTGTCTCGAAGGATCCGACTCAGCAGGCACTCTACAGGAAGTATTATCCGAACGGCGGCGGCTCGATCTTCACGTTCGACATCGACGGCGACGAGCGCACCGCGAAGGATTTCATCGACAATCTGCAGCTGTTCTCACTCCTTGCGAACGTGGCGGACGTCAAGTCCCTGGCGATTCATCCGGCTTCCACGACGCACAGCGAGTGCAACGAGGAGGAGCTGCTGGAGCAGGGCATCCGTCCGAACACGATCCGTCTGTCGATCGGAATCGAGCATATCGATGACATCATTGCGGACCTTGATCAGTCCTTCAAGAAGGTTTTCGGCTGA
- a CDS encoding Na+/H+ antiporter subunit E, whose protein sequence is MFFFCLLLFIVLNGRVTAEIVLIGIAVAAAVTALAHRLAGWKKEEECFLIRNIPLLFLYALVLIREIIMAAFAVMQVAFSRRAHPEPVLVEFRSGFPSEIQNVLLANSITLTPGTYTLRKDGDHFVVHCLRREYADGMDSSVFVRILRKMH, encoded by the coding sequence ATGTTCTTCTTCTGCTTACTCCTTTTCATCGTCCTGAACGGACGGGTGACGGCGGAGATCGTGCTGATCGGGATCGCAGTTGCGGCAGCAGTGACGGCGCTTGCGCATCGTCTCGCCGGATGGAAAAAGGAAGAAGAATGTTTCCTTATCCGGAATATTCCGCTCCTTTTTCTCTATGCGCTCGTCCTCATCCGGGAGATCATCATGGCTGCATTTGCCGTGATGCAGGTGGCGTTCAGCCGGAGGGCGCACCCGGAACCGGTCCTTGTGGAATTCCGGTCCGGATTTCCGTCGGAGATCCAGAACGTTCTGCTGGCCAATTCGATCACGCTGACGCCCGGGACCTATACGCTGAGAAAGGACGGGGACCATTTTGTGGTGCACTGCCTGAGGAGGGAATACGCGGACGGGATGGACAGTTCGGTCTTTGTCCGGATCCTGAGGAAAATGCACTGA
- a CDS encoding monovalent cation/H+ antiporter complex subunit F, with protein MTVYEAYQLLYSAVFLALVLLAGCMLIRAMIGPRITDRILSINMLGTMVISGIAVLSRLLDESYLVDVALIYAMISFLAVIMLAEVYIPAARRKGEKPGGKRHG; from the coding sequence ATGACAGTGTACGAGGCCTATCAGCTTCTATACAGCGCGGTTTTTCTTGCGCTGGTGCTGCTTGCCGGCTGTATGCTCATCCGCGCGATGATCGGACCGCGGATCACGGACCGGATCCTCTCGATCAATATGCTCGGGACGATGGTGATCTCCGGTATCGCGGTCCTCTCGAGGCTTCTGGATGAGTCCTATCTCGTCGACGTGGCCCTGATTTACGCGATGATCAGTTTTCTGGCCGTGATTATGCTGGCGGAAGTCTATATCCCGGCGGCACGGAGAAAAGGCGAAAAGCCTGGAGGAAAGCGCCATGGGTGA
- a CDS encoding cation:proton antiporter, whose protein sequence is MGEWIRFWITAVLLTISVVSFAAAVTGAWRFGFVMNRMHAAGIGDTLGLLALTVGLAVSSGTAMDVLKILLLVLFQWFSSPVSTHVLAQVEFATNPDPASHFEDRTNGGAFSSEDEGEKEDRTDGTD, encoded by the coding sequence ATGGGTGAGTGGATCCGTTTCTGGATCACGGCGGTTCTTCTGACGATTTCCGTGGTCAGTTTTGCGGCGGCCGTGACCGGCGCGTGGCGGTTCGGCTTCGTCATGAACCGGATGCATGCGGCCGGGATCGGAGACACGCTCGGGCTTCTTGCGCTGACGGTCGGCCTTGCGGTCTCCTCGGGGACGGCTATGGACGTGCTGAAAATCCTTCTTCTTGTGCTTTTCCAGTGGTTCTCATCGCCTGTTTCGACGCATGTGCTCGCCCAGGTCGAATTTGCGACGAACCCGGACCCGGCGTCGCATTTCGAGGACAGGACGAATGGCGGCGCTTTTTCGAGTGAAGATGAGGGAGAAAAGGAGGATCGTACGGATGGAACTGACTGA
- a CDS encoding hydrogenase subunit MbhD domain-containing protein, protein MELTEVARIALLVLLILCAVSVNIVKTDLQAVIVFMSYSSMMCLIWILMESPDLAITEAAVGAGVSGILFLVTLKKIREMDGEQKKE, encoded by the coding sequence ATGGAACTGACTGAGGTAGCTCGGATCGCGCTCCTTGTTCTTCTGATTCTCTGCGCGGTCAGCGTCAATATCGTGAAGACGGACCTGCAGGCTGTGATCGTTTTTATGTCCTACAGCTCGATGATGTGTCTCATCTGGATTCTGATGGAATCGCCGGATCTTGCGATCACGGAAGCCGCGGTCGGCGCCGGCGTGAGCGGCATTCTTTTTCTCGTGACGCTCAAAAAAATCCGTGAGATGGACGGGGAGCAGAAGAAAGAATGA
- the mbhE gene encoding hydrogen gas-evolving membrane-bound hydrogenase subunit E, producing MSREERKEKFLRWLDGGVDLTDAFPDEERFPDPPREELKREEKTAHRAIVGEKKVRAFMNREKRGFRTLYRVVAVVSCILLIGVLLYLVASLPISGEENPETRKVVERYVRSGVEETGAVNIVAGMILDYRAFDTLGESHVLFTALVCVMILLAADQKNMSPVREDYYLIRTERYYDLSGDSIVRTVGSVLVPAIFVFGAYVVLNGQNGPGGGFSGGAVMGAALILSSAAFGFGRIDRVFTARKIQWIAFIALSFYSFAKGYVFFMGANGLDNHIPKGIPGAILSGGLILPLDIAVGLVVCCTMYGFYSLFRRGRIGG from the coding sequence ATGAGCCGGGAAGAAAGAAAAGAAAAATTCCTGCGCTGGCTCGACGGAGGAGTGGACCTGACGGATGCATTTCCCGATGAGGAACGTTTTCCTGACCCGCCGCGTGAGGAGCTGAAGCGAGAAGAAAAGACGGCGCACAGAGCGATTGTCGGCGAAAAGAAGGTCCGTGCGTTCATGAACCGCGAGAAACGCGGGTTCCGGACGCTTTACCGGGTCGTCGCCGTGGTCAGCTGCATTCTGCTGATCGGCGTACTTCTCTATCTTGTCGCCTCGCTTCCGATCAGCGGAGAGGAGAACCCGGAGACCCGGAAAGTGGTCGAGCGGTATGTGAGATCCGGCGTCGAGGAGACGGGCGCGGTGAACATCGTCGCAGGCATGATCCTCGATTACCGCGCGTTTGATACGCTCGGGGAGTCGCATGTGCTGTTCACGGCCCTCGTCTGCGTGATGATCCTGCTGGCGGCCGATCAAAAGAATATGTCACCCGTAAGGGAAGATTATTATCTGATCCGGACGGAACGATATTATGATCTGTCGGGTGATTCCATCGTGCGGACGGTCGGCAGCGTGCTTGTCCCCGCGATCTTCGTTTTCGGCGCATATGTCGTCCTGAACGGCCAGAACGGCCCGGGCGGCGGATTCTCCGGAGGTGCGGTCATGGGCGCGGCACTGATTCTTTCGTCTGCCGCTTTCGGCTTCGGCCGGATCGACCGGGTCTTCACCGCGAGGAAAATACAGTGGATCGCCTTCATCGCGCTTTCGTTTTACAGCTTTGCGAAGGGCTATGTATTCTTCATGGGCGCAAACGGGCTCGACAACCACATCCCGAAAGGGATACCCGGTGCGATCTTGAGCGGCGGTCTGATCCTGCCGCTCGACATCGCGGTCGGACTCGTTGTCTGCTGCACGATGTACGGCTTCTACAGTCTGTTCCGGCGGGGAAGGATCGGCGGCTGA
- a CDS encoding sodium:proton antiporter, translated as MLMHLAENYEEAAAVILFGVGFMTLLFQRNLIRKLIGMNIMDTGTFLFLASMGYIRGRKAPIVVDPSAGADTYINPVPAGLVLTGIVVSVSVTAIMLALTVRLYRRYHTLNLDDLYLKSKHPSEGR; from the coding sequence ATGCTGATGCATCTGGCGGAAAATTATGAGGAGGCTGCTGCGGTCATCCTCTTCGGCGTCGGGTTCATGACGCTGCTTTTCCAGAGAAACCTGATCAGGAAGCTGATCGGGATGAACATCATGGACACCGGCACGTTCCTTTTTCTCGCGTCTATGGGGTATATCCGGGGCAGGAAAGCGCCGATCGTCGTCGATCCGTCGGCCGGAGCGGATACCTATATCAATCCGGTCCCGGCAGGGCTTGTGCTGACCGGCATCGTCGTCTCGGTCTCGGTGACGGCGATCATGCTCGCGCTTACGGTCCGCCTCTACCGCCGGTACCATACGCTGAACCTCGATGATCTGTATCTTAAGTCGAAGCATCCTTCAGAAGGGCGCTGA
- a CDS encoding complex I subunit 5 family protein, producing MDAVTNIPLFTIVLSLFSGVLCTMLPARAARRYTVVWECALIALTGAVLLYTFETGEPFTYVMGEFPAPWGNEIRAGVLEAMMAFLFACVMLCSVLGGMHFIQYDIDESKIHLYYALLNLMTASLMAMTWTNDLFTGYVFLEILTLTSCGILIVREIGRTTLAAVRYMILNLLGSGLFLLGVVLLYDITGNLLMVPMQEEIARLAQDPATMRSLTLSTGILTVGLAIKSGLFPFHYWMPDTYGRATPTSGAVLSSMVSKCYIFLLIKIFYRVIGADVFARMPVRNILFVLGLLAMVFGSVSALRAANINRMVAFSSAAQIGYIFVGIGIGGTAGYTAAIFQIFAHAVTKSMLFLTTPRLAAVSGGSLRFRDLQGAGMRDKSAGMYFSIGAMSMLGIPVFAGFVSKLLLGAAAVTSGSMAKMVLVMLAIALSSMLNALYFIRTMIRLYGESDRAKEAGPVRHGAAYHLPMLFLAAGNLVLGLSSAPVAALIRKGLSMLG from the coding sequence ATGGACGCGGTGACGAATATACCTCTTTTTACGATCGTGCTCAGCCTCTTTTCAGGGGTGCTCTGCACGATGCTGCCGGCGCGCGCAGCCAGACGTTATACAGTTGTCTGGGAGTGTGCACTGATTGCGCTGACCGGTGCTGTCCTCCTTTATACGTTTGAGACCGGAGAGCCGTTCACGTACGTGATGGGCGAATTTCCGGCTCCCTGGGGCAACGAGATCCGGGCCGGCGTGCTCGAGGCGATGATGGCTTTTCTGTTCGCCTGTGTGATGCTTTGCTCGGTGCTCGGCGGCATGCATTTCATTCAGTATGACATCGATGAGAGCAAGATTCATCTCTATTACGCGCTGCTCAATCTGATGACGGCATCTCTCATGGCGATGACCTGGACGAACGACCTCTTCACGGGCTATGTCTTTCTCGAGATTCTGACGCTGACAAGCTGCGGCATTCTGATCGTCCGGGAGATCGGCCGGACGACACTCGCCGCTGTCCGGTACATGATCCTCAATCTGCTCGGGTCAGGTCTTTTCCTGCTGGGCGTTGTGCTTCTCTACGACATCACGGGCAATCTTCTGATGGTGCCGATGCAGGAGGAGATCGCGCGCCTTGCGCAGGATCCGGCCACCATGAGGTCGCTGACGCTTTCCACCGGCATTCTGACGGTCGGACTTGCGATCAAGAGCGGCCTTTTCCCATTTCACTACTGGATGCCGGACACATACGGGCGCGCGACGCCGACGTCGGGCGCGGTGCTCAGCTCCATGGTCTCCAAGTGCTACATTTTCCTTCTGATCAAGATCTTTTACCGCGTGATCGGGGCGGATGTCTTTGCGAGGATGCCGGTCCGGAATATCCTGTTTGTCCTCGGACTTCTCGCGATGGTATTCGGGTCGGTCTCGGCTTTAAGGGCCGCCAACATCAACCGGATGGTCGCCTTCTCCTCTGCGGCGCAGATCGGCTATATCTTCGTCGGGATCGGAATCGGCGGAACGGCGGGGTATACGGCCGCCATTTTCCAGATCTTTGCCCATGCCGTGACGAAGTCGATGCTGTTCCTCACGACGCCGCGCCTGGCCGCGGTGTCCGGCGGAAGTCTCCGTTTCCGGGACCTGCAGGGGGCAGGCATGAGGGATAAGAGCGCCGGGATGTATTTCTCGATAGGTGCGATGTCGATGCTCGGGATCCCGGTCTTTGCCGGTTTTGTCTCAAAGCTCCTTCTGGGAGCGGCGGCTGTCACGTCCGGAAGCATGGCGAAGATGGTGCTCGTGATGCTGGCGATCGCGCTCAGTTCGATGCTGAACGCGCTGTATTTCATCCGGACGATGATCCGTCTCTATGGCGAGTCCGACCGTGCGAAAGAGGCCGGTCCGGTCCGCCATGGCGCGGCGTATCACCTGCCGATGCTGTTTCTTGCCGCCGGCAATCTGGTCCTCGGGCTTTCGTCCGCGCCGGTGGCCGCACTCATACGGAAAGGGCTTTCGATGCTCGGATGA
- a CDS encoding complex I subunit 5 family protein, producing MLTILVPAVAGTLISACFHEDRARRRWYTALIVLTDLLGVLTIVQGGRITPLVFAPGAEMTFSMDALGRYVMAAVLLLYTSSGVYAFKYMEKEERTQVFFAFYFISFGALLSVTMAGNLVTLYFCFEMATLSTVPLVLHELTKEAVAAGLKYLFYSIGGALMGLFAVFIVCTNTNGSNDFVMGGFLDPALAADHRELLLAAVMVGIVGFGTKAGLYPMHGWLPAAHPIAPAPASALLSGIVAKAGVVAVIRLVYYSVGTDFLCGTWVQTVWMVLALLTIFMGSMMAFREKNMKKRLAYSTVSQISYILLGLSFLSADGLKGGLLHLMAHAASKGCLFLAAGVFIFQLGIRDVAGLKGIGKKMPVTMICFTMASLSLVGIPPMGGFLSKWVIATASLESGIKGFSVAAPVMLLISALLTAGYLLTVAVDAFFPVRTEILSSGRNMQVKASGIPKRETKRNEKAAAGKDEPVQASVSGGDGAAPTQEAVASAEPSPLMVWPMVALSIAALIMGIWGESVLGLFGL from the coding sequence ATGCTGACGATACTGGTACCGGCGGTGGCTGGAACGCTGATTTCCGCCTGCTTTCATGAAGACAGGGCACGCCGCCGCTGGTACACAGCTCTCATTGTCCTGACTGATCTGCTCGGAGTCCTGACGATTGTGCAGGGCGGGCGGATCACGCCGCTTGTCTTTGCGCCCGGCGCGGAGATGACCTTTTCGATGGATGCGCTTGGACGGTACGTGATGGCGGCCGTCCTTCTCCTCTACACCTCTTCCGGTGTCTATGCCTTCAAATATATGGAGAAAGAGGAGCGGACGCAGGTCTTCTTCGCGTTCTACTTCATCTCGTTCGGGGCGCTTCTGTCGGTCACGATGGCCGGTAATCTCGTGACGCTCTATTTCTGCTTCGAGATGGCGACGCTCTCGACGGTCCCGCTCGTCCTTCATGAGCTGACGAAGGAAGCGGTCGCCGCCGGACTCAAGTACCTTTTCTATTCGATCGGCGGCGCGCTGATGGGCCTTTTTGCGGTCTTTATCGTCTGCACGAATACGAACGGCTCGAATGACTTCGTGATGGGCGGCTTTCTGGATCCGGCTCTGGCAGCGGACCACCGGGAACTGCTTCTTGCCGCTGTGATGGTCGGCATCGTCGGGTTCGGGACCAAGGCCGGGCTCTATCCGATGCACGGATGGCTGCCGGCCGCGCACCCGATTGCGCCGGCGCCGGCCTCAGCACTGCTCTCCGGCATCGTCGCCAAAGCCGGCGTGGTCGCGGTGATCCGGCTCGTCTATTATTCCGTCGGAACGGATTTCCTCTGCGGGACATGGGTCCAGACAGTCTGGATGGTACTCGCACTTCTCACGATCTTCATGGGTTCCATGATGGCGTTCCGCGAGAAAAACATGAAGAAACGGCTGGCTTATTCGACCGTCAGCCAGATCTCGTATATTCTGCTCGGGCTTTCCTTCTTATCGGCAGATGGTCTGAAAGGCGGGCTGCTTCACCTGATGGCCCACGCGGCGTCGAAAGGCTGCCTCTTCCTTGCAGCCGGCGTCTTCATCTTCCAGCTCGGGATCCGGGACGTGGCCGGCCTTAAAGGGATCGGGAAAAAGATGCCCGTCACGATGATCTGCTTCACGATGGCTTCGCTTTCGCTGGTCGGCATCCCGCCGATGGGCGGCTTCTTAAGCAAGTGGGTGATCGCGACAGCCTCTCTTGAGTCCGGGATCAAAGGCTTTTCCGTGGCGGCACCGGTGATGCTGCTGATCTCGGCCCTGCTCACAGCCGGCTATCTCCTGACAGTGGCAGTGGATGCGTTCTTCCCGGTCCGGACGGAGATCCTTTCTTCGGGGCGGAACATGCAGGTGAAAGCCTCCGGCATCCCCAAAAGGGAGACAAAACGGAACGAGAAGGCAGCGGCCGGAAAAGATGAACCGGTGCAGGCTTCCGTTTCCGGGGGAGACGGTGCGGCACCCACGCAGGAGGCCGTGGCGTCTGCCGAGCCTTCGCCGCTCATGGTCTGGCCGATGGTGGCGCTTAGCATTGCTGCCCTGATCATGGGTATCTGGGGTGAATCAGTACTGGGGCTTTTCGGGCTTTGA